The genomic interval CCCCCGAACCCGCCATTCGACATCACCACGATCACATCCCCATAGCGCGCCTCTTTCGAAACCGCGTCGACAATGGCGTCCACCGTGGGCAAGTGGCGGGCGGCTACGCCGGCGGCGTCGAGGTCTTCGACCAGCCGTGCTTCGGACAGCCGTTCCTCCGGCGGCAGGCTCGATCGGAAGATCGACGCCAACACCACCTGGTCGGCGCCGGCAAAAGCGCGGGCAAAGTCATCCTGGAAGACGCGGCGGCAAGAGGAGGCCGAGCGCGGTTCGAAGATCGCCCACATGCGGCGCGTCCCGATCGAGCGCCTGAGCGCCTTCAGGGTTTCGTCAACCGCTGTCGGGTGGTGCGCGAAGTCGTCGTAGACCGTCACGCCGCGCGCCTCGCCGACAACTTCGAGGCGACGCTTGATGCCTGCGAAGCTCGCCAGCCCCTCGCGCAGGGCCTCGCGGTCGAGGCCGAGGTCCACGCCCACGGCAATCGCCGCCACGGCGTTGCGCACGTTGTGTTCGCCTAACATCACCATGCGGAAGCGTCCGAGATCTCGCCCCCCGCGAACGACCGTGAACGCCGTGTCCGTGCCACTGGTGATGTCGAGGGCCCGCCAATCGGCGCCCTCGCCCAGACCGAACGTCTGCACGCGGCTGCGGGCCAGGGGTGCCAACGCCGCGGCATCGGGGCTGTCGGCGCCAAGCAGCGTGAGTCCGCTCCGCGGCACCAGGTTCACCAGCCGCTTGAACGCGAGGCGCACCTCGTCCAGGTTCGCGTAGATGTCGGCGTGATCGAACTCGATGTTGTTCACGACCGCGATGTCGGGCAGGTACTTCAGGAACTTGGCCGTCTTGTCGAAGTAGGCGCTGTCGTACTCGTCGCCTTCGATGACGAACGCCCGTCCCTTGCCCATGCGGTAGCTGGCGCCGCCGACGCCGAAGTTACGGGCGATGCCGCCCACCAGCACCGTCGGATCCGCACCCGCCGCTGTCAGTAACCACCCGGCCAGCGACGTCGTCGTGGTCTTGCCGTGCGTGCCGGCAATGACGATCGACTGCGAATCCCACAACCAGTGATCGCGAATCGCCTCAGGCAGCGAGGTGTAGCGCAGCTTGCGATCGAGCACGGCTTCGAGCTCGGCGTTGCCGCGGGAGATGGCGTTGCCGACGACGACCAGGTCAAGCGCGCCGGCGACGTGCTCGGCCCGATACCCCTCGAGCACCGTGATGCTCTCGGCGGCCAGGAAGTCGCTCATGGGTGGATAGACGTGTTCGTCTGAGCCACTCACGTCGTTCCCGGCATGCTTCAACAGCGCGGCCAACGTTGCCATGGCCGTACCACAAACACCGATTAAGTGAATCCGAGCCACTATGAAACCGCTGCCTCCATGATGACCACGGCCGGTGAGGACGAGCCGATGATGTCGGCGCGCACGCCGAACGGCAGCGTCCAGGTCGCACCGGCCGTATGGCCGGAGGGAAATCCAAACAGGACCGGACCGGCGAAGCCGGCCGTGAACTCGCGCAGTACGTCGCGAATGGCCGGGTCGCCACCCGGTTCGTCGCACCCGGGGAATTCGCCGAACACGATCGCACCGGCGCGGCTGAAGACCCCGGCCTGGGCGAGTTGCGTGAGCATGCGGTGAATGCGGTACGGCCGCTCGCCGATATCCTCGAGGAACAGCGCACACCCCGGCAGCGCGGCGAACGCCCAGGGCGTGCCGAGTGACGACACCAATTGCGTGATGGTGCCGCCCATCAGCGCGCCGCTGGCGCGTCCCGGCCGCAACACCTCCAGCCCCGCGGGGCGCAGTTCCCCCGCCGGCGCCGCCGTCATCATCACCCGGCGAAACGAATCCTCGTCGTAGGCGGACGGCCCCTGCGACAGGCGGCGGTCCACCATCGGTCCATGAATCGCGTTCAGGCCGTTCAGTTGGTA from Acidobacteriota bacterium carries:
- the mpl gene encoding UDP-N-acetylmuramate:L-alanyl-gamma-D-glutamyl-meso-diaminopimelate ligase, with the translated sequence MARIHLIGVCGTAMATLAALLKHAGNDVSGSDEHVYPPMSDFLAAESITVLEGYRAEHVAGALDLVVVGNAISRGNAELEAVLDRKLRYTSLPEAIRDHWLWDSQSIVIAGTHGKTTTTSLAGWLLTAAGADPTVLVGGIARNFGVGGASYRMGKGRAFVIEGDEYDSAYFDKTAKFLKYLPDIAVVNNIEFDHADIYANLDEVRLAFKRLVNLVPRSGLTLLGADSPDAAALAPLARSRVQTFGLGEGADWRALDITSGTDTAFTVVRGGRDLGRFRMVMLGEHNVRNAVAAIAVGVDLGLDREALREGLASFAGIKRRLEVVGEARGVTVYDDFAHHPTAVDETLKALRRSIGTRRMWAIFEPRSASSCRRVFQDDFARAFAGADQVVLASIFRSSLPPEERLSEARLVEDLDAAGVAARHLPTVDAIVDAVSKEARYGDVIVVMSNGGFGGIHGKLLDALR
- a CDS encoding LD-carboxypeptidase: MIALRRLQSGDRVALVAPASSFPAEEVAAGVAELARLGFEAVYDESLFARQRFVAGSAEVRAHAIHQAWADPSIAALIAMRGGYGSAQVLPLLDVARLRDARKALIGYSDITALLSFYQLNGLNAIHGPMVDRRLSQGPSAYDEDSFRRVMMTAAPAGELRPAGLEVLRPGRASGALMGGTITQLVSSLGTPWAFAALPGCALFLEDIGERPYRIHRMLTQLAQAGVFSRAGAIVFGEFPGCDEPGGDPAIRDVLREFTAGFAGPVLFGFPSGHTAGATWTLPFGVRADIIGSSSPAVVIMEAAVS